The following coding sequences lie in one Arachis stenosperma cultivar V10309 chromosome 5, arast.V10309.gnm1.PFL2, whole genome shotgun sequence genomic window:
- the LOC130981019 gene encoding uncharacterized protein LOC130981019 encodes MPLYDKFLKELMTQKRNWGEKEIVVLTEECSAIIQKKLPQKLKDPGSFQIPYVIGDMNIEKALYDLGASINLMSLAIMKRMRIEEAKPTRMALQLADRTFKFSHGVVEDLLVKVGEFIFPADFVVLDIE; translated from the coding sequence ATGCCGCTCTATGATAAGTTCTTAAAGGAACTCATGACGCAGAAGAGAAACTGGGGTGAGAAAGAAATAGTGGTACTCACTGAAGAGTGCAGTGCTATAATACAAAAGAAGCTCCCCCAGAAATTGAAAGACCCTGGGAGTTTCCAAATCCCCTATGTCATTGGGGATATGAACATTGAGAAGGCACTATACGATCTCGGAGCCAGCATAAACCTCATGTCTTTGGctataatgaaaagaatgaggaTAGAAGAggccaaaccaacaagaatggccctTCAATTGGCTGACAGAACCTTTAAATTTTCTCATGGTGTGGTGGAAGATCTATTGGTGAAAGTGGGGGAGTTCATCTTCCCAGCTGATTTCGTTGTGCTTGACATAGAGTAA